Genomic DNA from Jonesia denitrificans DSM 20603:
GTCAATTTTGAGAATCTTCGTGATGCGGGGGATCCGGTAGAGCTGGCTTGTCGATATGGCCAGCAGGGCGCCGACGAGTTGACGTTCCTTGATGTCACCGCGTCCTCAGGGAACCGGGAAACCACGTACGATGTGGTCCGCCGAACAGCGGAGGAGGTGTTTATTCCGCTGACGGTTGGTGGGGGAGTGCGCACTCCTGATGATGTCGATAAGTTGTTGCGTGCTGGAGCGGACAAGGTTGCTGTCAATACTGCGGCGATTGCTGATCCAACGTTGATCACGGCTATTGCTGATCGTTTTGGTAGTCAGGTGCTCGTGCTGTCAGTTGATGCGCGCAGAGTTCAGGGGGATACACGAACTGAATCAGGGTATGAGGTGACGACCCATGGCGGGCGTCGGGGGACGGGGATTGATGCTGTTCAGTGGGCCATTGAGGGTGCGGAGCGTGGCGCTGGTGAGATTTTGTTGAATTCGATGGATGCTGATGGCACGTACCAGGGCTTTGACGTAGAGATGTTCACCGCGGTGCGTCGTGAGGTGGGGATCCCGTTGATTGCGTCGGGCGGTGCTCACGAGCCGGGTGATTTCACTGAGATCGCGCAGCATGGTGCGGATGCTGTTCTGGCCGCGAGTGTGTTTCACTTTGGCAAGCTCACTGTCAACGATGTGAAGGATCACATGGCAGACCATGGAATTGAGGTGCGGCGCTGAAGCGCTGGTCAATGATGACGTCAACACGATATTCTTTGCCGCAGCGGCCAGGTAGGACAGGCCTTGCCCTCATGGTTCGCGGAATTAGCGCAGAACCGCGCATTTATGCTCGTGCGATTACTGCGTCAGCGCTGTTCGGCTTACTTACTGTGGCAATTTCCCGGGTCATCGGGTGGATCACCAACACCTATGTCATGCCGATCATTGAGTCAGACACCCCGGTCGTCCAGGTGTGGCAAGGAGCCGCGGTTCTCACCGTAGTCATTGTTGCCTTAACCTTGTCCATTGCCGCGCGACGTATATTTGCGGCTCAGGGAACCTACGCCCTCCAGGCGCGTCACCGTGTTCACCTTGCTGATCGTCTTGTTGATCTTCCTCCGGCGTGGCACCGCGCGACGTCACCGGGGAAGATCTTGTCTCATGCGTCCTCTGACGCTGAGGCGGCAACAAGCGTGTTCAACCCATTACCGTTCGCCTTAGGTGTTGTGGTCATGTTGCTGACCTCCACGGTCATGCTGGTGCTCATTGACCCCGCTATAGCCTTGGCTGCGTTGGCGATCATCCCGGTCATGATGATTGCGAACATCCTGTTTCAACGCAAAATGTCACCGGCCGTCACCACCGCGCAACAATTGCGCGCTGATGTGTCAGAAACGGCGCACGAGAGTTTTGAGGCAGCAACACTGGTCAAGGCGATGGGGACTGCTCAGGTTGAGTCGGCGCGTTTCCGTGAAGACACAACGCGACTGTTGACGGCGAACACCCGGGTCGGGGCGTTGCGTGCAGTATTTGATCCGATTATCGATGCGCTGCCACATCTTGGTTCATTGCTCGTGCTTCTTGTTGGTGTCCAGCGTCTTGCCACTCAGGACATCACGGCAGGTGATGTGGTCACCGCGACGTATCTCATGTCGTTGCTGTCGGTACCTGTGCGATCGTTTGGCTGGGTGCTCGCGGAGTTACCCCGCTCGGTAGTGGGATATCAGCGTGTAGCTGAGGTAGTTGACACTCCCAATCCCATGCCCCCAGGTCACGTTAGCCCTGACTGGGATGCGCACGAGCCACTGGAGGTATCGGTTCGTGACGTGTCTGTTGTATACCGGGAGGAACAAGGCGAGCAGAGGGTGTTGGATGAGGTGAGTCTGACGATTCCAGCCGGCTCGCTGACAGTTCTTATGGGGCGCACCGGAGCTGGCAAGACCACACTGGTGTCACTGTGCGCGCGGCTTGCAGACCCCAGTGAGGGTGAGGTCCGGTTGGGGGGCTTTCCGGTGGCAGAACTAACCCATGATGCCATCACGCGACATGTCGCGTTCGTCTCTCAATCACCGTTTATTTTTGATGACACAGTCCGTCACAACGTGACGTTGAATAACGAGATGTACTCCGATGATCAGGTGTGGCAGGCGCTCGAAGATGCGCACATTGCAGATCATGTTCGGTCAATGCCTCGACAGTTGGACACTCATCTTGGTGAACGCGGTTCATCTCTATCTGGCGGGCAGCGCCAACGGATCGCGCTTGCCCGAGCCCTGATTACTCAGCCCAGCGTGCTCATTCTTGATGACGCGACCTCTGCGCTTGACCCCCAGGTTGAGCAGGCAATCCTCCGCACAGTCAAAGCGAAATCCCGCGCAACTGTGGTGATGGTGGCCTACCGGTCTGCGTCTGCTCAACTTGCCGACCATCTCGCGGTCTTGTCCCAGGGGCGGATAGTGGCTCAAGGGGACCACAAGCACCTGATGGAATCCTCCGAGGACTACCGGGATCTTGTCATGGCGTATGACAATGACGCAGAGCGCAGACAACAGGAGGGGACAGAATGAAGACGACCTCCAGTAATATCGCACAAACATCCCAATTAGGGGTGTGGGCGACTGTACGACGGGGCGTGGCAACAACCCCGGAACTCGTTGATGGATTATGGTGGACCCTCCTGCTCGCTCTTGCGGCAGCCGGTGGGAAAGTTGCGGTACCGATCGCGATTCAGCAAGCAGTCGACGCAACAACTGAATCAACTGCGGTGGTGTCGCAGCTCACCGGTATCCTCACGATCGCGGTGATCGCCATCATTGTGGCTGCTGGTGCCACCATGATCGTGAACATGAAACTCGTGTCGAACGCTGAACGAGCGCTGGCCCGCCTGAGGCGTGAAGCTTTTGATCACATCCACCAACTGTCCATCCTCACCCAAAACACCGAGCGCCGCGGCGCACTGGTGTCTCGGGTGACCTCAGACGTTGATACGATCTCGATGTTTGTGCAGTGGGGTGGGCTTATGCTCTTGACCTCGTTGTTGCAAATCGCTGCCGCCACGACCGTGATGCTTGTCTACTCCTGGCAGCTCACCCTGCTGGTGTGGATCACCTTCATTCCGTTCATGCTCATCCTGCGACCAGCGCAACAACGAGTGAACAGGAGTTTTACCGCGGTACGGCAGCGCATGGGAGAACTTCTCGGGACTGTGTCTGAAACCGTTGTCGGGTCAGCAACTATCTATTCCAACGGGGTAGGGGCAACGTTCCGTGACCGTCTCATGGACCGTATTGAAGCGCATCGACAATCAGGTGTGCAAGCCATGACACGTGTGGCACTAGCCTTCTCCGCTGGAGTGTTTGCGGCGAACATCGTCCTTGTTGTTGTGATCGTTGCCGGCGCCTATCTGGGTGTGGCGGGGAACATCAGCTCCGGCCAATTGGTGGCTTTCTTGTTCCTCACGCAATTGTTCACTGGACCCGTTCAACTAGCCACCGAAGTTCTCAATGAATTACAAAACGCTGTGGCAGGATGGCGCCGTGTCCTGGCAGTTCTCGATACAGACGCCGACGTGACGAGCCCAGTGAGTACACGAGGTCAACGCTCCTACCAAGGAGGAGCAACACTCGCACTTCATGCAGTGGGATACCACTATCCTGGCGGCCCTCAAGTCCTCCATGATGTGTCACTGACCATCCCAGCGGGGACACGCTACGCCATCGTGGGGGAAACTGGGTCAGGAAAGACGACCCTAGCTAAACTCATCACACGATTTTCTGACCCCACTCATGGGCACATCACCTTCGATGGTATCGACTTACGCGACTACTCAAATGAGGACTTGCGTGCTGCGATTTTGCTGATTCCCCAAGAAGGTTTCCTCTTTCACGCAACACTCGCACAGAACATTGGGTATGGATTAACTGTGCGCTACCCGACGATCACCCCAGCAGAGCAAGAAGCGCACATTGCTCGCGCCGTGAGCGAGTTAGGACTACAGACCTGGGTTGACACGCTACCGCAGGGCCTGAATACGTCCGTTGGGCAACGCGGGGAACGCCTGTCAGCGGGGGAGCGGCAACTCGTTGCACTCGCTCGTGCTTACTTGTCTCGAGCAGAGCTAATTGTCATGGATGAAGTGACCTCGGCCGTTGATCCAGCCACGGAGGTCATGATTGCGCGCGCTCTGGAAAAACTCATGCAAGAGAAAACAACCATCACCATTGCACACCGTCTCTCCACTGCAGCAGTCAGTGACGCCATCATCGTGATGGACCATGGAAAAGTGGTTGAGCAAGGAACACACACAGAGCTTTTCCAGGCCGGAGGCCGGTACACAGACATGTACAACGCCTGGATCAGCCAAACTACAACTGCAACCGCACGACCAACGTCACCAAGGACATCATCATGACTTCTCCACCAACCACACTTGACCCCACCATTGCTGCACGACTGAAACGTGATTCCGCTGGGCTTGTCGCAGCGATCATCCAACAAGTCGACACCCGCGAGGTCCTCATGCTGGGGTGGATGGATGACGAAGCTTTGCGGCGCACCCTCACTGAGGGGAGGGTGACGTTCTTTTCACGCTCTCGGCAGGAGTACTGGCGTAAGGGGGATACTTCGGGTCATATCCAGGTGGTCAAGTCAGTGGCGATTGACTGTGATGGTGATGCCCTCCTTGTCGAAGTTGATCAGGTGGGAAGTGCCTGCCACACCGGGGAAAGGACCTGTTTCCTCACAGGAGGAGACTTGGGTGCTGTGGTGGGGGAGAACCAGGTATCTTGAGCATTGACATCAACCGCCAAGCATGAGGACTAACTGATGCCGTCAACGACCGAGACTGAATCCTTGGACAAACTGACATGGGGAACAACGTGGCCGTCCGCGGAGACGTTCGAGGACCTTGCTCTTGACCGGCGCGTCATCCCTGTTGTGCGTCGCGTGCTGGCGGATGATCTGACGCCGGTTGCGTTGTACCGCGTTCTTGCGCAGGGTCGGCGCGGAACGTTTCTCATGGAGTCAGCTGAGATTGATGGGACATGGTCTCGGTACTCGTTTGTGGGCGTGCGTTCGCGGGCCACATTGACGATGCGCGACGATGAGACCCATTGGGTGGGTGACGTTCCCGCAGGTGTGCCGACGTCGGGCCGGCCACTTGACACGTTGCGCACTGCGTTAGCAGAACTGCACAGTCCACACATCGCTGGATTGCCCCCGTTTACTGGGGGTTTTGTGGGGGCAATGGGCTGGGACATTATCCGCCAATGGGAACCAACCATTGAACGGGCGCAGGTCAGGGAACTGCACGTGCCTGACATGACTCTTCTCCTCACGTCAGATTTGGCGGCGATTGATCACACTGACGGGTCGTTGTGGTTGATCGCGAATGCGATTAATTACAACAACACTCCTGATCGCGTCCAGGATGCCTACCGTGATGCGGTGTCTCGTCTTAATGCGATGGAGCGGGATCTTGTTGCGGGCCTCAGCGCCGGGGCGCAGGATGTTCCGCGTGTGCATGACGGGTCGTTGGATGTCCCGGACATTAACTTCCGGACGAGTCGGTCGGACTATTCCACGATGATCGCTCGTGGTAAAGAAGCGATCCGAGACGGTGACGTGTTCCAGATTGTGTTGTCGCAGCGTTTTGACCTCGAGTGCACGGCGAGTCCGTTGGATGTGTATCGGGTGTTACGAACGGTGAATCCGAGCCCGTACATGTATGTGTTTGAACTGGAAGACGATCATGGGCAGCCGTTCGCGATTGTTGGGTCTAGCCCGGAAACTCTGGTGCGTCTCCACGATGGTTCCGTGACGACGTACCCTATTGCTGGGTCCCGTCCTCGAGGGGCGACGCGCGAAGAGGATCAGCTTAACGCTAAGAACGTGCAGGAAGACCCCAAAGAAGTCGCCGAACACATCATGTTGGTTGATTTGTCACGCAATGATTTAGTGAAGGTGTGCGAACCGGGAACCATCGAGGTTGCAGAGTTCATGCATATCAAACGGTTCAGTCACATTATGCATATGTGTTCCACTGTTGTCGGCAAGCTCAAAGAGGGGAGGGGGGCGTTAGATGTGTTCACCGCGACCTTCCCAGCGGGAACTTTGTCGGGTGCCCCAAAAAACCGAGCGATTGAGTTGATCCATGAGTTCGAAGCTGTTTCTCGAGGGATTTACGGGGGAACAGTGGGGTATTTTTCGTTCGATGGAAACATGGATATGGCGATTGCTATTCGCACTGCGTACTTAGCGCAAAACCGCGCATATGTGCAGGCGGGCGGCGGGATTGTTGCAGACTCCGAAGAGGAGTTGGAATTTTGGGAAACGCGAAACAAAGCTCAAGCAGTGATCACAGCCATTCAACGTGCCTCACAACTCGTCCCATTAAGCTCATGAGTAGGAACAAGAAACCGGCCAAGACGCGCATACGTCGCGGTGTCGCCGTGGCTCTCACGGCACTGACTGCATCAACACTTCTTATCGTGTCGAACCTGGAGTGGTATGCAACTCCGATACGGACGTCGCTCGGCAGCAATATGACCATCTCTGTCACCGGACAGGACATCTACCCATGGCTCTCAGCAGTGGCGCTTGCTTCCATTGCCGCGGGTTTGTATCTCAGTGTGGCAACGGTTCTCACGGCCCGCATGGTAGCGAGTGTCCTTGGGGTAGCTGCGACAGTAACAGCAACAGCACTACTCATGACGCCTCAGGCCCTCGGTGAAGCAATGACTCGAGCTTATTCAGCGACATCCGGAGTTCACAACGCCGTTGAAGCGCCACACAGTACAGCCTTCCACATCGTGAGTGTTGGGCTGCTCTTTGTTCTGGCTGCCACAGCAGTCACCGTGTGTGCGTCGGCATCACAGTGGGGGAGCGGGGGGAAGCGATATGTTACCCCGAAGGCAACACCAGAACGTGAATCGTCAGAACAATACGACCACACGGATGCCTGGGATGAACAAACGCGTCACAATTCACCGCGTAAGGAAACATAAACTAGCGTGACCACGGCCCTAAGTCCTACAGTTAAGCGAGACCTCCCCACTTTCACGGATCGAAAGGCCCGCTATGGCTGTTAAAGACATCGAATACACCAGTTCCATCCTTCACCCAGACGGAATGGAATTGCCCAGCAACACTCCCCCCAAGAACCACGGACACACACCCGCCGCATGGTTCCTCACCATCCTCGGAATCCTCGGGGCGTTGATCTCTGGTGTTTCTCTGACGATGAACTCCATGGTTGGAATCGTGATCGGAGTCATCGTGATGGTAGTAGGTGTGGTCGGTGGCGTAGTGCTTGCTCTGTCGGGCAAAGGTCAGCCACACTCAGCTCGTCGTCAGCAGTAGCTGACCGACGATCACACAAGACGCCGCTTTCCCCGAGGAAGGCGGCGTCTCACGTTCAGGCCGTGGTCAAAACCACAGGAGGTTTATGCCTACCATGGACCATACAAGCCACGAACACACCAACTTCATGACACGTGTGTTCACGAAAGGCGCGTTCGCGGAAGGAAAGTGCACATGACCGTACTTGACGACATCATCGCCGGGGTGCGTGAGGACCTCGCAGTGCGCCAAGCACGCACGTCACTGGACGACCTCAAAGACAAGGCCTTGCGCCAGCCCTCCGCGCGCGAGTGTCTTGGCAGGCTCAGCAACCCTGAAGCAGTTGCTGTCATAGCTGAGGTGAAAAGGTCAAGTCCTTCTAAGGGTGCCCTCGCCCCCATCACCGATCCAGCGGCGTTAGCAGTTGAGTATGAGCGAGGGGGCGCATCGGTGATCTCGGTCCTGACCGAAGAGCGCCGATTCCACGGAAGTCTCGAGGACCTCAAGGCGGTCCGGGCAGCTGTTGATGTCCCAGTGCTCCGAAAGGACTTTATTGTTACTCCCTACCAGGTGTGGGAAGCACGGGCCTGGGGTGCTGACCTTGTCCTGTTGATCGTGGCCGCTCTGGAACAAACGGTTCTTGAGTCGCTCATCGAACGTGTTCATTCTTTGGGGATGACCGCGCTTGTAGAGGTGCACACCATTGAAGAAGTGCGCCGCGCCGCCGACGCTGGTGCGCAACTGATTGGTGTTAATTCGCGTGATCTGAAAACACTTGAGGTGGACCGCGGTACTTTTGCCGCTGTCGCGCCATCGATCCCTTCGTCGATTGTGACTGTTGCAGAGTCTGGAGTGCGCGGACCACACGATGTGGTCGAATACGTAAGATCAGGCGCGGATGCAGTGCTCGTCGGTGAAGCACTGGTCACTGGTGGCGACCCAAAAACCTCTGTCGCTGACCTTGTCGCTGCTGGTTCCCACCCCTCGCTAAGGGCATTACGTCACCCTTAGCCTATGTTTTTCCCGTCCTTCCTTGGTGAGATAGGAGAGTCAGTGGCCACGTCACTGCAAAATATGCCCGGCCCGTTCTTCGGGGAGTTTGGTGGGCGATTTATGCCTGAAGCTCTCATCGCAGCTCTCGATGAGCTCGACGAGGTGTACAGCAAGGCGAAGCGTGACCCAGAGTTTGAGCGGGAACTCAGCTCTCTTCACCGAACATACTCAGGCCGCCCGTCGATTATCACTGAGGTTCCCCGGTTCGCGCAGCACGCTGGGGGTGTGCGGGTGTTCCTCAAACGTGAGGATCTCAACCACACTGGCTCCCACAAAATCAACAATGTGCTCGGTCAAGCTCTTCTCACCAAGCGGGTGGGTAAGAAACGAGTCATTGCTGAAACTGGTGCTGGGCAACACGGCGTGGCAACCGCTACCGCGGCGGCACTGTTCGATTTGGACTGTGTCATCTACATGGGTGAAGAAGACACCCAGCGTCAAGCTCTGAACGTCGCTCGGATGAGACTGCTCGGTGCGGAAGTGATCCCCGTAACCACGGGGTCGCGCACCCTGAAGGATGCGATTAACGAAGCTCTGCGTGACTGGGTGACCAACGTGGACACCACCAACTATGTCTTTGGAACTGCAGCAGGGCCACATCCCTTCCCCGCAATGGTGCGTGACTTCCAACGGATCATCGGTGTCGAAGCGCGCGCGCAAATGCTGGAAGAGACTGGGCGGCTCCCTGACGTCGTTGCTGCATGCGTGGGCGGTGGGTCCAACGCTATCGGAATATTCGATGCATTTGTGGACGACGAATCCGTTCGTCTTGTTGGCCTTGAAGCAGGCGGGGAAGGGATAGATACTGGACGGCACGCCTCGACGATCTCGGGAGGTGCACCCGGAGTGCTTCATGGGGCGAAATCTTATCTTCTTCAAGACGACGATGGGCAGACTCAAGAGTCACACTCAATTTCTGCAGGTCTCGACTACCCGGGTGTGGGACCACAGCACGCCTACCTTCACTCCATCGGGCGAGCCGAGTACCGGTCAATCACTGACGCTCAAGCGATGGACGCACTTCGGCTGTTGTCAAGAACTGAGGGGATCATCCCTGCAATTGAGTCAGCGCATGCTCTAGCTGGAGCTCTTGAGCTTGGACAACAGGCGGCCCGTGACGGGCGCAACGACGAGGTCATCTTGGTGAATCTGTCAGGCCGTGGGGACAAAGACGTGGCAACAGCAGCCCGGTGGTTTCAACTCGTTGATGACAACGCTGACCTCACTGAAGGAGGCGCACAGTGAACAGCATTGTGGAGCAAAGGCTGCAACAGTGCCGTAGTGAGGGACGTGCTGCGCTCATTGGTTACTTCCCCGTAGGGTATCCCTCTGTTGAGGAAAGCATCCAAGCTGTCACGACCCTCATTGACAACGGATGCGACATTATCGAGTTAGGTGTCCCTTACTCAGATCCGGTCATGGATGGTCCAGTCATCGCTGCGGCCGTTCAGCATGCGCTTGACAATGGTGCGCGGTTATCTCATGTGTTTGATGTTGTGCGGGCTGTCTCGGGACGCGGTGTACCCATCGTTGTAATGACATATTTCAACCCGATTTTCCATTACGGTGTCGAACGTTTTGCTCAAGATCTTGCGGCAGCAGGTGGGGCAGGAGTGGTGACCCCAGATCTCACTCCGGACTATGCGCATGACTGGATCGCTGCAGCAGACGCGCACCATCTCGACAAGATTTTCCTTGTTGCACCTAGTTCCACTGATGAACGTCTTCACCTCACCGCACAAGCGTCACGTGGTTTTGTGTATGCGGCCTCGACCATGGGGGTCACAGGGGAGCGCACCACTATCAGTGACGCAGCTGAGGAACTGGTTCACCGCACCCAGCAGCAGGGCGCATCGTACGTGTGTGTTGGCCTAGGCGTCTCGACCCCTGAGCAAGCAGCACGAGTAGGTGCTTACGCTGACGGGGTCATCGTCGGGTCAGCATTCGTGAAAGCGTTAACAGGCGAGAGCGGTCAATCACTGGAAGAACGACGCGAAACCATGGGGCGTATCGCTTCTGCGATGGCCACAGCGATTGCTGGCGTACGGGCGCAGGAGACATCATGACCGGACTTGTTGCCTCAATTCCTAGCCCGCCGCAAGCTGTCTGGCACCTCGGTCCGTTACCGCTTCGCGCCTACGCGCTAGCTATTCTGCTGGGAATCGTGGTAGCTGTGTGGTTGACAGTCCGACGGATTGTCCCCCGTGGTGGAAACGCTGATCAAGTGTATGACGTTGCGATGTGGGCCGTTCCGTTTGGGATCGTGGGAGGGCGCATCTATCATGTTATTTCCACACCACGGCCCTATTTTGGTGAAAACGGTAATCCCATCAAAGCCCTCTACATTTGGGAGGGCGGTCTGGGAATCTGGGGAGCCGTCGCGCTTGGTGCAGTAGGAGCATGGATTGGATGCCGACGCACCGGACTTTCCTTCGCCTCATTCGCTGACGCTCTTGCACCAGGGCTTTTGCTGGCACAGGCAATTGGTCGGTTGGGTAACTGGTTTAATCAGGAACTCTTTGGTGCACCCACAACAATGCCGTGGGGTCTTGAAATCGATGCGGCCCACATTCCTGCAGGATATGATCCTGGCACATTGTTCCACCCCACGTTCTTGTATGAGCTGTTGTGGTGCACTCTCGGGGCGATCATTATCCTTCTGCTCGACCGACGTGTGAGATTTGCGCCGTTCCAAGTCTTCTGGCTTTATGTCGTGTGGTACACCGCAGGTCGCCTGTGGATCGAGCTCCTTCGGATTGACACCGCCGAGATCATATTTGGAATGCGTGTGAACGTCTGGGTGTCCATCCTTGTCATGGTGGGCGGAACCATTGGATTCTTCCTTGCTGGCCGAGGTAACAAGTACGTTAACGATTCGATGGGAAACCAACCTCAGGTCGACGCAGAGATAACAGAATAAAAAGTGCCGCGATGGCGCCGGGAACCCGCAGCAATGCAGAGGTTCCCGGCGCTTTTTTGGTGCAACAGAAGCTATGACGTAACACGTTTGACACACGGAGAAAACACCTGGAAACACGCCGACAACACGGAAGAAACGATGCCTCGACAGGTGTAACACAAGTGAAACTCCACCTCAGTAAGGTCAACGCAAATGACTAAATGAGGCACTCACACTGCCTCAACCACGGCCCCTGAGGACACCACCATGATGAGGAACGAGCACCAGGTACGCAGTGACGCCACGACGCTGTGGGGCACACGAACTCAACCTATTGGTTTGTACAACCCTGAAGACGAGCATGACGCATGTGGTGTTGCTTTTGTTGCTTCTCTTACAGGTGGGCCGAGCCACGACATTGTCGAACAAGGTCTTACTGCACTCATCAATCTAGACCATCGAGGTGCAGTGGGCGCTGAAGTGAATACTGGCGATGGCGCCGGGATCCTCACACAGATCCCGCATCAGTTCTACCAGAGTGTCATCAACGACCTTCCCCAACCAGGTGCTTACGCAACTGGGCTTGGTTTCTTTGCCACCGACGACGTTCTGCGGTCACAGGAACAAGACACGGTGGCACGCATCGCCACTGAAGAGGGCCTTTGTGTCCACTCGTGGCGTGATGTTCCCACTGATGCTTCCTCAGTGGGATCGATGGCGCTATCCACGATGCCTCACTTCGCCCAGGTGGTCGTGACAGCAC
This window encodes:
- the trpB gene encoding tryptophan synthase subunit beta, with amino-acid sequence MPGPFFGEFGGRFMPEALIAALDELDEVYSKAKRDPEFERELSSLHRTYSGRPSIITEVPRFAQHAGGVRVFLKREDLNHTGSHKINNVLGQALLTKRVGKKRVIAETGAGQHGVATATAAALFDLDCVIYMGEEDTQRQALNVARMRLLGAEVIPVTTGSRTLKDAINEALRDWVTNVDTTNYVFGTAAGPHPFPAMVRDFQRIIGVEARAQMLEETGRLPDVVAACVGGGSNAIGIFDAFVDDESVRLVGLEAGGEGIDTGRHASTISGGAPGVLHGAKSYLLQDDDGQTQESHSISAGLDYPGVGPQHAYLHSIGRAEYRSITDAQAMDALRLLSRTEGIIPAIESAHALAGALELGQQAARDGRNDEVILVNLSGRGDKDVATAARWFQLVDDNADLTEGGAQ
- a CDS encoding ABC transporter ATP-binding protein, with the protein product MKTTSSNIAQTSQLGVWATVRRGVATTPELVDGLWWTLLLALAAAGGKVAVPIAIQQAVDATTESTAVVSQLTGILTIAVIAIIVAAGATMIVNMKLVSNAERALARLRREAFDHIHQLSILTQNTERRGALVSRVTSDVDTISMFVQWGGLMLLTSLLQIAAATTVMLVYSWQLTLLVWITFIPFMLILRPAQQRVNRSFTAVRQRMGELLGTVSETVVGSATIYSNGVGATFRDRLMDRIEAHRQSGVQAMTRVALAFSAGVFAANIVLVVVIVAGAYLGVAGNISSGQLVAFLFLTQLFTGPVQLATEVLNELQNAVAGWRRVLAVLDTDADVTSPVSTRGQRSYQGGATLALHAVGYHYPGGPQVLHDVSLTIPAGTRYAIVGETGSGKTTLAKLITRFSDPTHGHITFDGIDLRDYSNEDLRAAILLIPQEGFLFHATLAQNIGYGLTVRYPTITPAEQEAHIARAVSELGLQTWVDTLPQGLNTSVGQRGERLSAGERQLVALARAYLSRAELIVMDEVTSAVDPATEVMIARALEKLMQEKTTITIAHRLSTAAVSDAIIVMDHGKVVEQGTHTELFQAGGRYTDMYNAWISQTTTATARPTSPRTSS
- the hisI gene encoding phosphoribosyl-AMP cyclohydrolase, translated to MTSPPTTLDPTIAARLKRDSAGLVAAIIQQVDTREVLMLGWMDDEALRRTLTEGRVTFFSRSRQEYWRKGDTSGHIQVVKSVAIDCDGDALLVEVDQVGSACHTGERTCFLTGGDLGAVVGENQVS
- a CDS encoding Trp biosynthesis-associated membrane protein, coding for MSRNKKPAKTRIRRGVAVALTALTASTLLIVSNLEWYATPIRTSLGSNMTISVTGQDIYPWLSAVALASIAAGLYLSVATVLTARMVASVLGVAATVTATALLMTPQALGEAMTRAYSATSGVHNAVEAPHSTAFHIVSVGLLFVLAATAVTVCASASQWGSGGKRYVTPKATPERESSEQYDHTDAWDEQTRHNSPRKET
- a CDS encoding anthranilate synthase component I, producing MPSTTETESLDKLTWGTTWPSAETFEDLALDRRVIPVVRRVLADDLTPVALYRVLAQGRRGTFLMESAEIDGTWSRYSFVGVRSRATLTMRDDETHWVGDVPAGVPTSGRPLDTLRTALAELHSPHIAGLPPFTGGFVGAMGWDIIRQWEPTIERAQVRELHVPDMTLLLTSDLAAIDHTDGSLWLIANAINYNNTPDRVQDAYRDAVSRLNAMERDLVAGLSAGAQDVPRVHDGSLDVPDINFRTSRSDYSTMIARGKEAIRDGDVFQIVLSQRFDLECTASPLDVYRVLRTVNPSPYMYVFELEDDHGQPFAIVGSSPETLVRLHDGSVTTYPIAGSRPRGATREEDQLNAKNVQEDPKEVAEHIMLVDLSRNDLVKVCEPGTIEVAEFMHIKRFSHIMHMCSTVVGKLKEGRGALDVFTATFPAGTLSGAPKNRAIELIHEFEAVSRGIYGGTVGYFSFDGNMDMAIAIRTAYLAQNRAYVQAGGGIVADSEEELEFWETRNKAQAVITAIQRASQLVPLSS
- a CDS encoding HGxxPAAW family protein, producing the protein MAVKDIEYTSSILHPDGMELPSNTPPKNHGHTPAAWFLTILGILGALISGVSLTMNSMVGIVIGVIVMVVGVVGGVVLALSGKGQPHSARRQQ
- the trpC gene encoding indole-3-glycerol phosphate synthase TrpC, which translates into the protein MTVLDDIIAGVREDLAVRQARTSLDDLKDKALRQPSARECLGRLSNPEAVAVIAEVKRSSPSKGALAPITDPAALAVEYERGGASVISVLTEERRFHGSLEDLKAVRAAVDVPVLRKDFIVTPYQVWEARAWGADLVLLIVAALEQTVLESLIERVHSLGMTALVEVHTIEEVRRAADAGAQLIGVNSRDLKTLEVDRGTFAAVAPSIPSSIVTVAESGVRGPHDVVEYVRSGADAVLVGEALVTGGDPKTSVADLVAAGSHPSLRALRHP
- the hisF gene encoding imidazole glycerol phosphate synthase subunit HisF — encoded protein: MSLAVRVIPCLDVDAGRVVKGVNFENLRDAGDPVELACRYGQQGADELTFLDVTASSGNRETTYDVVRRTAEEVFIPLTVGGGVRTPDDVDKLLRAGADKVAVNTAAIADPTLITAIADRFGSQVLVLSVDARRVQGDTRTESGYEVTTHGGRRGTGIDAVQWAIEGAERGAGEILLNSMDADGTYQGFDVEMFTAVRREVGIPLIASGGAHEPGDFTEIAQHGADAVLAASVFHFGKLTVNDVKDHMADHGIEVRR
- a CDS encoding ABC transporter ATP-binding protein, translated to MMTSTRYSLPQRPGRTGLALMVRGISAEPRIYARAITASALFGLLTVAISRVIGWITNTYVMPIIESDTPVVQVWQGAAVLTVVIVALTLSIAARRIFAAQGTYALQARHRVHLADRLVDLPPAWHRATSPGKILSHASSDAEAATSVFNPLPFALGVVVMLLTSTVMLVLIDPAIALAALAIIPVMMIANILFQRKMSPAVTTAQQLRADVSETAHESFEAATLVKAMGTAQVESARFREDTTRLLTANTRVGALRAVFDPIIDALPHLGSLLVLLVGVQRLATQDITAGDVVTATYLMSLLSVPVRSFGWVLAELPRSVVGYQRVAEVVDTPNPMPPGHVSPDWDAHEPLEVSVRDVSVVYREEQGEQRVLDEVSLTIPAGSLTVLMGRTGAGKTTLVSLCARLADPSEGEVRLGGFPVAELTHDAITRHVAFVSQSPFIFDDTVRHNVTLNNEMYSDDQVWQALEDAHIADHVRSMPRQLDTHLGERGSSLSGGQRQRIALARALITQPSVLILDDATSALDPQVEQAILRTVKAKSRATVVMVAYRSASAQLADHLAVLSQGRIVAQGDHKHLMESSEDYRDLVMAYDNDAERRQQEGTE